Proteins encoded by one window of Ochrobactrum sp. BTU1:
- a CDS encoding LysR family transcriptional regulator, translated as MEQTDFNHLTWFRIVAEERSFTKAAARIGVAQSTLSHTIKQLEARMGIRLLTRTTRNVATTAAGERLLRTITPRMAEIEEEIGALMEFRDKPSGSIKLTLSDHALESVVWPKLKSVLKAYPDISVELLLDSTFRNIVEEGFDAGVRLGESVEKDMIAVRIGPDWRLVAVASSDYLDAHGVPEHPKDLVRHICINMRHETAGGLYAWEFAKDGEELRVRVDGQLTFNNSYAMIDAALNGYGIAYVPENVVERQIASGILVQVLDDWSPFFDGYFLYYPSRRQNLPAFKVIVDALRHRG; from the coding sequence ATGGAGCAAACCGATTTCAACCATCTGACTTGGTTTCGGATCGTGGCCGAGGAGCGGAGCTTCACGAAGGCCGCTGCACGGATCGGCGTGGCGCAATCGACGCTCAGTCATACGATCAAGCAGCTTGAAGCGCGGATGGGAATCCGCCTTCTGACCCGCACGACGCGCAATGTAGCAACCACGGCTGCGGGCGAGCGCCTGCTTCGAACGATTACGCCGCGCATGGCCGAGATAGAGGAGGAGATCGGCGCGCTGATGGAATTTCGCGACAAGCCGTCAGGCTCAATAAAGCTAACCCTGTCCGACCATGCGCTAGAAAGTGTTGTCTGGCCGAAGCTGAAGTCAGTCCTTAAAGCTTATCCCGACATCAGTGTCGAATTGCTGCTGGACAGCACCTTCCGCAATATCGTTGAAGAAGGATTCGATGCTGGCGTGCGCTTAGGGGAAAGTGTTGAGAAGGACATGATTGCGGTCCGCATCGGACCGGACTGGCGGTTGGTTGCGGTGGCATCGTCGGATTATCTTGATGCGCATGGCGTGCCAGAACACCCGAAGGATCTCGTCCGGCATATCTGCATCAACATGCGCCACGAGACCGCAGGCGGTCTCTATGCGTGGGAGTTTGCAAAAGACGGTGAGGAGTTACGGGTTCGGGTCGACGGCCAGCTCACCTTCAATAACTCTTACGCCATGATCGACGCCGCTTTGAATGGTTATGGCATAGCCTATGTGCCGGAGAACGTTGTGGAGCGGCAGATCGCTTCGGGCATACTGGTCCAGGTTCTCGACGACTGGTCGCCGTTTTTCGATGGCTATTTCCTCTATTATCCCAGCCGCCGCCAGAACCTGCCGGCATTCAAAGTCATTGTGGATGCGTTGCGGCACCGTGGGTAG
- a CDS encoding urea ABC transporter substrate-binding protein, giving the protein MSIIKKAAAFAVTGTLALFSGVALAQEPIKIGVLEDQSGEFVVPVIGKVHAIQLATEEINAKGGIAGRPIELVVYDTQSDNTRFQEFTRRALQRDKVDVIFAGFSSASREAYRPIVRQFDGFAFYNNQYEGGVCDANMVITGAVPEQQFSTLIPWMMETYGKKVYTIAADYNFGQISAEWVRNIVKENGGEMVGEEFIPLGVSQFSQTIQNIQTAKPDVVVTLLVGTAQASYYEQAASANLKLPMASSVNVGQGYEHKRFTPPSLANMHVTTNYIEEVDTPASKDFKERFHAKFPNEPYINQEAANSYIAVNLYKQMVERAGGSTKRDDLRKIIAEGDVCFDGPSGKTCLDPKSQHMSHTIYLAKVGDDHSVSFPKVWNDVKPYWLGDAGCDLTRSNPGEQYTPSNPPSKQ; this is encoded by the coding sequence ATGTCTATTATTAAAAAAGCCGCAGCTTTTGCGGTAACGGGAACGCTTGCACTTTTTTCTGGTGTAGCACTTGCTCAGGAGCCGATTAAGATCGGTGTTCTGGAAGATCAATCTGGCGAATTTGTCGTGCCTGTTATCGGCAAGGTTCATGCAATTCAGCTTGCGACCGAAGAAATCAATGCCAAAGGTGGTATTGCCGGGCGCCCGATTGAGCTAGTCGTCTATGATACCCAGTCGGACAATACGCGCTTTCAGGAATTTACGCGACGCGCTCTGCAACGCGATAAGGTTGATGTGATTTTCGCCGGCTTTTCATCGGCTTCCCGCGAAGCCTATCGACCGATCGTGCGACAGTTTGACGGCTTTGCCTTCTATAACAATCAGTATGAAGGCGGTGTCTGTGATGCCAATATGGTGATTACGGGTGCTGTGCCGGAACAGCAGTTCTCGACCCTCATTCCATGGATGATGGAAACTTATGGGAAGAAGGTTTACACCATCGCCGCGGATTACAATTTCGGCCAGATTTCTGCTGAATGGGTACGCAATATCGTCAAGGAAAATGGTGGCGAGATGGTTGGAGAGGAATTCATTCCGCTCGGTGTTTCGCAATTCTCGCAGACCATTCAGAATATCCAAACGGCCAAGCCCGATGTGGTTGTAACTCTGCTGGTTGGAACCGCGCAGGCCTCCTATTACGAACAGGCTGCATCTGCCAATCTGAAATTGCCTATGGCTTCATCGGTAAATGTCGGTCAGGGTTATGAGCACAAGCGCTTTACACCGCCCAGCCTCGCCAATATGCATGTGACGACAAACTATATCGAGGAAGTTGATACGCCTGCGAGCAAGGACTTTAAAGAACGCTTCCACGCCAAGTTTCCGAATGAACCCTATATCAATCAGGAAGCTGCCAACTCCTATATTGCAGTCAACCTCTATAAGCAGATGGTTGAGCGTGCCGGTGGTTCAACCAAGCGGGATGATTTGCGCAAGATAATCGCCGAAGGTGATGTTTGCTTTGATGGCCCGTCGGGAAAAACCTGCCTTGATCCCAAGAGCCAGCATATGTCGCATACCATCTATCTGGCAAAAGTTGGCGATGACCATAGCGTTTCTTTCCCGAAAGTCTGGAACGATGTGAAGCCTTACTGGCTGGGTGATGCGGGTTGCGACCTGACGAGAAGTAATCCGGGAGAACAGTACACACCATCTAATCCACCTTCGAAGCAGTAA
- a CDS encoding LysR family transcriptional regulator, with product MDQILAIRTFVRVAEAGSFAKAADMMNLPRSSASKLVQDLEAHLGTKLVERTTRSVTMTSEGIAYHERALKLLADLDDMDGTVAGSRSAPKGKLRVDIGSVLANQILIPTLSDFQHQYPDIDLMLGVSDRPADLISEGIDCVIRGGALSDSAMKARKLCELDYVICASPAYLNGLELPMRPDDIHSHRIVSYFSASSGKRFPLRFQRADERTEYHPTSSGISVNESTAHLNALLAGLGLGQSFGFLARPHIASGKLIELLPDWKPENHPLHLIYPADRFPNPRLRAFTEWAAKIFATVDARRDVTL from the coding sequence TTGGATCAAATACTCGCCATTCGAACATTTGTCCGGGTTGCTGAAGCCGGATCGTTCGCCAAAGCCGCTGACATGATGAATCTGCCCCGATCCTCGGCGAGTAAACTTGTGCAAGATCTTGAAGCACATCTCGGGACAAAGCTCGTAGAACGCACCACACGCTCGGTCACAATGACATCCGAAGGTATCGCCTATCACGAGCGAGCGCTAAAGCTTCTCGCTGACCTCGATGACATGGACGGTACTGTCGCTGGCTCACGCAGCGCACCGAAAGGCAAACTGCGCGTCGACATTGGATCGGTGCTCGCAAACCAGATCCTGATACCCACGCTCTCCGATTTTCAACACCAGTATCCTGATATTGACCTTATGCTCGGCGTAAGTGATCGCCCTGCCGACCTCATCAGTGAAGGGATCGATTGCGTCATTCGCGGCGGCGCTCTCAGCGACTCGGCAATGAAAGCGCGGAAATTATGCGAGCTGGATTACGTCATTTGCGCGTCCCCTGCCTATCTGAATGGTCTGGAGCTTCCGATGAGGCCAGACGACATCCATTCGCATCGGATCGTCAGTTATTTTTCGGCGTCATCCGGAAAGAGGTTTCCGCTGCGCTTTCAACGCGCTGATGAGCGGACTGAATACCACCCCACGTCCAGTGGCATTTCGGTGAACGAGAGCACTGCGCATTTGAACGCGCTGCTTGCTGGCCTTGGGCTAGGCCAAAGCTTCGGGTTCCTCGCCAGACCGCATATTGCGAGCGGAAAACTGATCGAACTGCTGCCTGACTGGAAGCCTGAAAATCATCCGCTACACCTCATCTACCCGGCAGATCGATTCCCCAACCCGCGATTGCGCGCATTCACGGAGTGGGCTGCAAAAATATTCGCAACAGTCGACGCGAGACGCGATGTGACTTTGTAG
- a CDS encoding class II aldolase/adducin family protein, whose amino-acid sequence MTPFVVMHVGEVKLLTYVKSGDERMGGIIRGPAGRHAAFILANHGLVVEGRDISFAVHAAEELEETARLLVLNRGGKSFCSMIFACYVILVV is encoded by the coding sequence TTGACGCCCTTCGTCGTAATGCACGTGGGAGAGGTGAAATTGCTGACCTACGTCAAGTCGGGTGACGAGAGAATGGGTGGCATAATTAGGGGCCCGGCTGGTCGTCATGCTGCCTTTATCTTGGCCAATCACGGCCTGGTGGTCGAGGGCAGAGATATCTCGTTCGCGGTTCACGCCGCCGAGGAGCTTGAGGAGACAGCAAGACTGCTGGTCCTGAATCGGGGCGGGAAATCATTCTGCTCTATGATTTTCGCATGCTACGTAATTCTCGTAGTATAG
- a CDS encoding zinc-binding dehydrogenase: MRAAVYFNYGKPADVLQAVEVEEPKHPERNEVLIRVLLRPVHHGDLLGISRRYQSGATIPTEGVRVGFEGYGLVEEIGDGVNLKPGDRVAFFPGSGAWGEKITVSAEYVTRVPDSVSDEAAAQLHVNPLTSALLLRAVETAGAKPGRDVVVLTAAGSAVARLVIGLLLDRGFDVVGIVRREAGAEELNVVFPDLPVVSTDKPGWQNRVIFSADGRPIRVILDPVGGEIASDAAGFLSQGGSLVSYGDLSGLPISIPALYFSTRDIRISGVTVGRWASLPLEVRKADLRMAIELAATKPELFLGGNTFDLADAGKAAALVETAGKIGTVFLSSYQE, encoded by the coding sequence ATGCGTGCCGCAGTCTATTTCAATTATGGAAAGCCAGCGGATGTTCTTCAAGCAGTCGAAGTTGAGGAGCCCAAGCATCCCGAACGCAATGAAGTGCTGATCCGGGTGCTTCTCCGGCCGGTTCATCACGGCGACCTTCTCGGCATATCAAGGCGGTATCAATCAGGAGCGACAATCCCAACAGAGGGTGTGCGCGTTGGCTTCGAGGGCTACGGCCTCGTGGAGGAGATTGGTGATGGTGTGAACTTAAAGCCGGGCGACCGCGTCGCCTTTTTCCCCGGTAGCGGTGCGTGGGGTGAAAAGATCACTGTATCGGCCGAATATGTCACCAGAGTTCCCGATAGTGTATCCGATGAAGCAGCAGCCCAGCTTCACGTCAATCCGCTAACGTCAGCACTTCTCCTCCGAGCTGTCGAAACCGCTGGCGCAAAACCCGGCAGGGACGTTGTTGTGTTGACTGCCGCCGGATCAGCCGTGGCCCGGCTCGTAATCGGATTGCTTCTCGATCGTGGTTTCGATGTGGTTGGCATTGTCAGACGTGAAGCTGGTGCGGAAGAACTCAACGTGGTGTTTCCGGACCTGCCAGTTGTCTCCACAGACAAGCCGGGCTGGCAGAACAGGGTAATTTTCTCGGCAGACGGGCGTCCCATAAGGGTCATACTCGATCCCGTTGGTGGCGAGATAGCGAGTGATGCGGCCGGATTTCTGTCTCAGGGTGGCAGTCTCGTATCTTACGGCGACCTTTCCGGACTGCCAATTTCGATCCCTGCCCTTTATTTTTCGACGCGTGACATCCGGATATCAGGCGTGACGGTCGGACGATGGGCCAGCCTGCCCCTGGAAGTCCGCAAAGCTGACCTCCGCATGGCTATCGAACTTGCCGCAACAAAACCGGAGCTTTTTTTAGGCGGAAATACCTTCGATCTGGCAGATGCTGGCAAAGCCGCAGCGCTTGTTGAAACTGCGGGTAAAATCGGCACGGTTTTTCTCTCTTCGTATCAGGAATAA
- a CDS encoding ANTAR domain-containing protein, with product MSGRFTQNFRNRRGIIVSRDFRAIGALDSTLPKLGLSASYVPLKADRAELLESELNAERDVLFVDGDLDNPLSLPVSPVSGLACVPIVGLVGVEAPSRLKGLVQSGATAFLRKPVYGSIVYSAIVLGINSYQQRQQMETTIALHEMRRQQRRSLIKAIVEIMRRHNVCDDEAYNLLRRESMKSRMNVETYAEYFISEVMKVDDRETETTQRSTIAN from the coding sequence ATGAGCGGCCGCTTCACACAGAATTTCAGGAACCGCCGCGGGATCATTGTTTCGCGTGATTTCAGAGCAATTGGCGCTTTGGATTCGACTCTCCCAAAACTAGGCTTGAGTGCATCCTATGTACCGCTTAAAGCCGATAGGGCGGAACTGTTGGAATCTGAGCTCAATGCCGAGCGTGACGTGTTGTTTGTGGATGGTGATCTCGATAATCCACTTTCTCTTCCAGTCAGTCCGGTCAGTGGCTTGGCCTGTGTTCCGATTGTCGGCCTGGTTGGTGTCGAAGCCCCTAGCCGCTTGAAAGGACTTGTGCAGTCAGGCGCGACGGCCTTCCTGCGCAAACCCGTTTATGGATCAATTGTCTATTCAGCTATTGTCCTTGGCATCAACTCCTACCAGCAGCGACAACAGATGGAGACCACAATTGCTCTCCATGAAATGCGTCGCCAGCAGCGCCGCAGTCTGATCAAGGCAATCGTCGAGATTATGCGTCGTCACAATGTCTGTGATGATGAGGCTTACAACCTTCTTCGCAGGGAAAGCATGAAATCACGAATGAATGTTGAAACATACGCAGAATACTTCATCAGCGAAGTGATGAAGGTGGACGACCGCGAAACAGAAACCACTCAAAGGTCAACGATCGCGAACTAA
- a CDS encoding ABC transporter permease — MALKLFGHLEGPQTKGKGPVFWSGFLAVVLLAIIYPMFSDGYTIGNNVYFLIWTFMAMGLSLIWGYGGALSFGQTAFFGVAGYAYGVLTINIGDAFGFTLIALVLAILLAGLTAAIIGYFLFYGRITGVFLGIVTLSVTLVLERFMAQTAGPEWAIGKARLNGFNGMSGMPPITIPWFGGDIALYPDIGLYYVVLGLVLVVYLGLRLVLNSPFGNVLVAIRENPQRAEMLGYDVRLYQWGGFIIGSMLAGLSGVLYTAWGQYITPSSMSITAAALPIVWVAVGGRSDITATLIGTILVLAGFQALTIYGAQYALIVMGALLVFTVLIAPQGIVLGLANLVGRVLIFKQKRSAS, encoded by the coding sequence ATGGCACTCAAGCTATTCGGGCATCTTGAAGGCCCGCAAACCAAGGGGAAAGGCCCAGTTTTCTGGAGTGGCTTTTTAGCCGTTGTCCTGCTCGCAATCATTTATCCAATGTTTTCAGACGGATACACAATTGGAAACAACGTCTACTTTCTGATCTGGACATTCATGGCCATGGGGCTCAGTCTCATCTGGGGTTATGGCGGTGCATTGTCGTTTGGCCAAACAGCATTCTTCGGCGTTGCGGGTTACGCTTATGGCGTTCTGACGATCAATATCGGTGATGCTTTCGGATTCACCCTTATCGCGCTAGTGCTGGCAATTCTCCTTGCCGGTCTGACTGCTGCAATCATTGGCTATTTTTTGTTCTATGGGCGGATAACGGGTGTGTTTCTGGGCATCGTCACCCTTTCGGTTACGTTGGTTCTGGAACGCTTCATGGCGCAGACCGCCGGCCCGGAATGGGCGATTGGAAAAGCCCGCCTTAACGGTTTCAACGGCATGAGTGGTATGCCGCCAATCACTATTCCTTGGTTTGGTGGCGATATTGCTCTCTATCCCGATATTGGACTCTATTATGTCGTTCTTGGCCTCGTCTTGGTCGTCTATCTGGGATTGCGGCTTGTGTTGAACTCGCCATTTGGCAATGTTCTCGTTGCCATCCGCGAAAACCCACAAAGAGCCGAGATGCTGGGCTATGATGTTCGCCTCTATCAGTGGGGGGGCTTTATCATAGGTTCAATGCTGGCCGGTCTTTCGGGCGTTCTTTATACGGCCTGGGGTCAATATATTACGCCATCAAGCATGAGCATTACGGCTGCAGCACTACCGATTGTCTGGGTTGCAGTTGGTGGGCGCAGCGACATCACAGCGACGCTTATTGGAACAATTCTGGTGCTTGCAGGATTTCAGGCGCTTACAATTTATGGCGCACAATACGCACTGATTGTTATGGGTGCTCTGCTTGTGTTCACCGTGCTTATTGCGCCGCAAGGTATTGTACTGGGGCTAGCTAATCTGGTCGGGCGTGTTCTGATCTTCAAACAGAAGAGGTCAGCATCATGA
- a CDS encoding SDR family oxidoreductase — MTNRLKDKIAVVTGATSGIGLSTAKLFVAEGARVYITGRRKEALDKAVIEIGNGVIGIQADSSSNNDLDRLFAQVKAEQGRVDALVVNAGGGTMLPLGQITEEQIDDTFGSNVKAVIFTVQKALPLLGKGSSVVLTGSTAGTEGTAAFSVYSASKAAVRNLARSWALDLKGTGIRVNVVSPGATRTPGLVELAGDDKGQQQELLDYLASRIPLGRVGESEEIAKATLFLASDDASFVNGSELFADGGQAQV, encoded by the coding sequence ATGACCAACAGGCTTAAAGACAAGATCGCCGTCGTCACCGGCGCTACCAGCGGCATCGGCCTTTCCACGGCCAAACTTTTTGTTGCAGAAGGCGCACGCGTCTACATCACTGGCCGTCGTAAAGAAGCCCTCGACAAGGCAGTTATCGAGATAGGCAACGGTGTGATCGGCATTCAAGCGGACTCTTCCAGCAACAACGATCTGGACAGATTGTTTGCTCAGGTGAAAGCTGAACAAGGACGCGTTGATGCTCTTGTTGTCAATGCTGGTGGCGGCACCATGCTGCCACTCGGTCAGATCACCGAGGAACAGATAGACGATACCTTCGGGAGCAATGTGAAAGCTGTCATTTTCACTGTCCAGAAAGCGCTTCCGTTATTGGGCAAAGGCTCGTCGGTCGTGCTGACCGGCTCTACCGCTGGCACTGAAGGCACGGCTGCATTCTCAGTCTATTCTGCTTCCAAGGCGGCAGTTCGCAATCTGGCCCGTTCGTGGGCGCTTGACCTGAAGGGAACCGGCATCCGCGTCAACGTCGTCTCGCCCGGTGCAACGCGCACACCCGGTCTTGTCGAATTGGCCGGTGACGACAAAGGACAACAACAAGAGCTTCTGGACTATCTTGCTTCGCGCATTCCACTCGGTCGCGTCGGCGAGTCCGAGGAAATCGCCAAGGCGACCCTGTTCCTCGCTTCAGATGACGCAAGCTTCGTCAACGGTTCCGAACTCTTCGCCGATGGCGGACAGGCTCAGGTCTAA
- a CDS encoding ABC transporter ATP-binding protein produces MNILETRNLHKRFGGLHVTNDVNLQLRKGEIHCLIGPNGAGKSTLFALILGKYLPSEGDVLYKGEIITQLKSFDRIDRGISVKFQVPGIFKELSVYQNLEIAVQRKHRGTELKREIERLLGFLKLEDSTTKLAGNLSHGQKQWLEIGMAISLEPELLLLDEPTAGMTPDETFATGEMVQQLNAQGVTVLAVEHDMAFVRQIAQQVTVLHFGKIFAQGSIDDIVKDDRVAAIYLGQADA; encoded by the coding sequence ATGAATATCCTTGAAACACGCAACCTGCATAAGCGCTTTGGTGGTCTGCATGTAACAAATGATGTCAACCTTCAACTCAGGAAGGGGGAGATTCATTGTTTGATTGGACCCAACGGGGCAGGTAAAAGTACCCTCTTCGCGCTCATACTGGGTAAATATCTGCCAAGCGAAGGTGATGTTCTTTATAAAGGTGAAATAATTACGCAATTGAAATCGTTTGATCGGATCGACCGCGGTATTAGCGTGAAGTTTCAGGTGCCGGGTATTTTTAAGGAGCTGAGTGTTTACCAGAACCTCGAAATAGCCGTTCAACGAAAGCATCGCGGTACAGAGCTCAAACGCGAAATCGAGCGTCTTTTAGGTTTCCTGAAGCTTGAGGATTCCACCACAAAACTTGCTGGTAATCTCAGCCATGGCCAGAAGCAATGGTTGGAGATCGGTATGGCTATCAGTCTTGAACCAGAACTGCTGCTTCTCGATGAGCCCACTGCAGGCATGACCCCGGACGAAACATTTGCAACCGGAGAAATGGTTCAACAATTGAATGCGCAGGGAGTGACTGTTCTGGCCGTTGAACATGACATGGCATTCGTTCGGCAAATCGCACAACAGGTTACAGTCCTGCATTTTGGTAAAATCTTCGCGCAAGGCTCGATCGACGACATCGTTAAGGATGACCGGGTCGCTGCAATCTATCTGGGGCAGGCCGATGCATAA
- a CDS encoding antibiotic biosynthesis monooxygenase — protein sequence MADHDKTLPTGVVVSAYYRVHPDDRQTFIDAVIPDMKAAEKIKGCRFYAFAQDLTDPNTFHLIEGYDDERAYEEHENSETFLKALTQVVKNVRILDRQGVR from the coding sequence ATGGCAGACCATGACAAGACATTGCCGACCGGCGTCGTTGTAAGCGCTTACTATCGCGTTCATCCCGACGACCGCCAGACCTTCATCGACGCCGTCATCCCCGACATGAAGGCCGCGGAGAAAATTAAAGGCTGCAGATTTTATGCGTTTGCACAGGACCTGACAGACCCGAACACTTTTCACTTGATTGAAGGTTACGACGACGAACGGGCCTATGAGGAGCATGAAAATTCCGAGACCTTCCTCAAGGCGCTCACCCAAGTCGTCAAGAATGTCCGCATTCTTGATCGGCAGGGCGTGCGCTAA
- a CDS encoding transporter substrate-binding domain-containing protein produces MGELTCKIGILISTTGAYAAVGRAILNGTLLACAQINADEELKVALEPVHYNPGGDLEEYSVATRKMIDAGYRHVVGCYTSSSRKEVIPLFEKYDAQLWHPSHYEGFESSPNVIYTGASPNHHMSPLMDYLLTRYGRKAFCVGSNYIWGWESIRVLREYIHVRKGRVLAERYLGVGETDFQKIIETIFEEQPDFIFNALIGDSSYAFFEQFRQACEARGINQTERFPIASCNLSEPDLTEIMPECRNGHISSSVYFSTLTNPENRFFVAQYNQAFPDGPPPAAEGEAAYIATIMLGMAIAAANSTDPMLVRNAVAGMQLKAPQGLVTIDPETHHAYLTPRIGLSTRDAEFEVLIEAPAPVRPDPYLVSADSLAITSIGQASLRVVQ; encoded by the coding sequence ATGGGTGAGCTAACCTGCAAGATCGGCATATTGATTTCAACAACTGGCGCTTATGCGGCAGTTGGACGTGCCATCTTGAACGGAACCCTGCTGGCATGTGCGCAGATAAATGCCGACGAAGAGCTGAAGGTCGCTCTCGAGCCGGTGCATTACAACCCCGGTGGTGATCTGGAAGAGTATTCAGTGGCGACCAGAAAGATGATCGACGCCGGTTATCGTCATGTCGTGGGGTGCTATACGTCATCCAGCCGCAAGGAAGTTATTCCACTTTTTGAAAAGTATGATGCACAGCTATGGCATCCATCCCATTATGAAGGTTTTGAAAGCTCTCCAAACGTAATCTATACGGGTGCCTCGCCAAACCATCATATGTCACCATTGATGGACTACCTCCTAACCCGATATGGTCGCAAAGCCTTTTGTGTTGGTTCCAACTATATTTGGGGTTGGGAAAGCATCCGTGTCCTGCGCGAATATATTCATGTGCGCAAGGGACGTGTTCTGGCCGAGCGTTATCTCGGCGTTGGTGAAACGGACTTTCAGAAGATCATCGAAACCATCTTTGAAGAGCAGCCGGATTTTATATTCAATGCTTTGATTGGTGACTCTTCATACGCCTTTTTCGAGCAGTTTCGACAGGCATGTGAAGCGCGCGGTATCAATCAGACCGAACGCTTCCCAATAGCGAGCTGCAATCTTTCTGAACCCGATCTTACTGAAATAATGCCGGAGTGCAGAAATGGACATATCAGCTCGTCCGTCTATTTCTCGACCCTGACCAATCCCGAAAACCGTTTTTTTGTGGCCCAATATAACCAGGCTTTTCCTGACGGTCCCCCTCCAGCGGCAGAAGGTGAAGCCGCCTATATCGCTACTATCATGCTCGGAATGGCTATTGCCGCGGCCAATTCCACCGATCCCATGCTGGTTAGAAACGCTGTCGCCGGAATGCAGTTAAAGGCACCGCAGGGATTGGTGACAATTGACCCGGAAACACACCATGCATATCTGACGCCGCGGATCGGACTATCGACCCGGGACGCCGAATTTGAAGTGCTGATCGAGGCGCCAGCGCCTGTGCGACCCGACCCCTATCTCGTTTCTGCAGATAGCCTAGCTATAACCTCAATTGGTCAGGCTAGTTTGAGGGTTGTACAATGA
- a CDS encoding branched-chain amino acid ABC transporter permease — MELLGSLFAAFYQFGDAFAFLVLSACGLAIIFGMMGVINLAHGEFIMCGAYVTVMTTKAGLPLPLAIIAGALVAGIIGMLLERLVIRHLYGRPLDTIVATWGISLIATQGTLILLGSTMQGIGTPLGSFTLGALSFSVYRMVLMLAALAILAGLYLVFNKTRFGILARATIQVPDMARTLGVNTNYIYALTFGLGAGLAGLAGGLYAPTMTLVPTMGSSFIVESFVTVVVGGADVFLGTAPAAAILAVVKASLTSMYGQLFGQIGLLVAVIIVIRVLPNGLSGLFIKGKG; from the coding sequence ATGGAGCTATTGGGTTCTCTTTTCGCTGCCTTTTATCAGTTTGGCGATGCGTTTGCGTTTCTCGTTCTCTCGGCGTGCGGACTGGCAATTATTTTCGGCATGATGGGGGTCATCAATCTCGCGCATGGAGAGTTCATCATGTGCGGTGCCTATGTCACCGTAATGACGACAAAAGCCGGTTTGCCGTTGCCATTGGCGATAATCGCGGGTGCTTTGGTGGCAGGTATCATCGGTATGCTGCTCGAGCGGCTTGTGATCCGCCATCTCTACGGACGCCCGCTTGATACAATCGTGGCGACTTGGGGCATTAGTTTGATTGCGACACAGGGAACGCTCATTCTTCTGGGTTCAACGATGCAGGGCATCGGCACGCCATTGGGCTCATTCACTCTGGGTGCTCTTTCCTTCTCAGTTTACCGCATGGTCCTGATGCTGGCTGCGCTGGCTATCCTCGCAGGTCTCTACCTTGTCTTTAACAAGACTCGCTTCGGCATCCTCGCTCGCGCGACCATTCAGGTCCCGGACATGGCCAGAACGCTTGGTGTGAACACGAACTACATTTATGCGCTGACGTTTGGTCTGGGCGCCGGTCTGGCAGGGCTCGCCGGCGGGCTTTATGCTCCCACCATGACCCTGGTGCCGACAATGGGATCAAGCTTCATCGTGGAGTCATTCGTAACTGTTGTTGTCGGTGGCGCTGACGTCTTTTTGGGCACTGCACCAGCCGCAGCCATCCTCGCGGTCGTTAAGGCAAGTCTCACTTCCATGTATGGCCAGCTGTTCGGACAGATTGGGCTGCTCGTTGCTGTGATCATCGTCATTCGGGTGCTGCCAAATGGCCTTTCAGGGCTTTTCATAAAAGGAAAAGGTTAA